One window of the Lipingzhangella halophila genome contains the following:
- a CDS encoding RidA family protein, whose translation MAGAANIQLVRSGVLTDQVDYAYAAVTSAPSRSIYTAGACPLDAEGNTVAVGDYAGQAEQVMRNLATTLKEAGAALTDVVKTTVYVASSEQADLVVTWDVVRSHFTEHDAPSTLLGVACLGYDHQLVEVEAVAVIA comes from the coding sequence ATGGCGGGTGCCGCCAACATTCAACTGGTCAGAAGCGGCGTGCTCACCGACCAGGTCGACTACGCCTACGCGGCGGTGACATCGGCGCCGTCGCGGTCCATCTACACAGCGGGAGCCTGCCCGTTGGATGCCGAGGGCAACACGGTGGCCGTCGGCGACTACGCGGGCCAGGCTGAGCAGGTGATGCGCAACCTCGCCACCACCCTCAAGGAGGCGGGTGCTGCGCTCACCGACGTCGTGAAGACCACGGTCTACGTGGCGTCGTCGGAGCAGGCCGACCTGGTGGTCACCTGGGACGTCGTCCGTTCCCACTTCACGGAGCACGATGCCCCGAGCACGCTGCTAGGCGTTGCCTGCCTGGGATACGACCACCAGCTGGTTGAGGTCGAGGCGGTCGCGGTCATCGCGTGA